From Atribacteraceae bacterium, one genomic window encodes:
- the coaE gene encoding dephospho-CoA kinase (Dephospho-CoA kinase (CoaE) performs the final step in coenzyme A biosynthesis.), with the protein MCISAAVRHKNRTSPAFRVVGLGGGMCSGKTMVARLLAEHGWIILDLDCLVKTFSQKGRAIWKMYVQMLGRFCLDRTGALDRARIGWLVFRNRKALLIVNRFVHPLLRQQVQRCLSASSSRERIIVEGAILLEAGFLPLLDILVFVEAGPELRIRRLVEKGCPEREAIRRVHSQIFLPALQKRSQLIIYNTGTPGELERSVERLAETLKNLEPRGVFSPGDPKVGRFGTP; encoded by the coding sequence ATGTGTATCTCCGCGGCAGTTCGCCATAAAAACCGGACCTCCCCTGCTTTCCGGGTGGTGGGATTGGGTGGGGGTATGTGTTCCGGAAAGACGATGGTGGCACGTCTTCTGGCCGAACATGGGTGGATCATTCTGGATCTGGACTGCTTGGTCAAAACGTTCTCCCAAAAAGGCCGGGCGATCTGGAAAATGTATGTCCAAATGCTGGGTCGCTTCTGTCTTGACCGGACTGGAGCCCTCGACCGGGCTCGGATCGGATGGCTTGTTTTCAGAAATCGTAAAGCGCTCCTGATAGTCAACCGGTTTGTCCACCCGTTGCTCCGTCAACAAGTCCAACGATGTCTTTCAGCCTCGTCTTCCAGGGAAAGGATTATCGTGGAGGGGGCGATTCTTTTAGAAGCCGGCTTCCTTCCCTTGCTGGACATTCTGGTTTTCGTCGAAGCCGGTCCGGAACTTCGTATCCGAAGGCTGGTTGAGAAGGGATGTCCGGAAAGAGAAGCGATCCGGCGGGTCCACAGTCAAATCTTTCTTCCCGCCTTGCAAAAACGATCACAGTTGATCATCTACAATACGGGAACGCCTGGCGAGCTGGAACGGTCCGTTGAGCGTCTTGCCGAAACCTTGAAAAACTTGGAACCCCGTGGTGTTTTCTCCCCCGGCGACCCGAAAGTGGGAAGATTTGGCACCCCCTAG